In Camelus dromedarius isolate mCamDro1 chromosome 16, mCamDro1.pat, whole genome shotgun sequence, the genomic stretch CCCTGTATTCCTGCTTggcctgcccccctcccccacccccccaggagCCTACGTCTGGCACGCATTGGCTTGTTCGTTCATTCACTTGTTCGGAGGTACTTGATGTTTGGAAGCCCGCTGTGCACCAGGCACCAAGCACCAGGGACACAGCTaaggaggaaacagaaacctGCCTCGGGGAGCTGACACTTGGCACAGCGACGGCAACAAACaaggaaagaagcaaaagaaagtcGGTCAGGTGATGTAAGTGATGGTGGTGAGATAAAGCGGGGAGGTGGGTGTGCAGTGCTGACCGGGGGCTGGCCATGGCTCCTGGGAGTGACACGGGCCAAGAGCTGTggaaggggagggacagaggcctcgGGGAGCACGAGCGTCCTGACATGCTGGAGGAACAGCAAGGCCAGTGGAGTGGAGGCAGGTGGCGGGCTGCAGGTGGACTTGCAAGTCACGAGCACCCCAAGGTTTCCGTACTGAACGGGCGGGGGCGGGACGGAGGGGCTGGCAGCCGAGGCGGGAAGGCTGTGGGCTGGACGTCGGCCCCCCACGTGGTGGCTTCGGATATCTGTTGTATGAGGAGTTGTGGGAACTGCACAGATGGGGCTGACAGCACCCGTCAGGGAGTCAGTCCTCCGAGATGAGGTGGGTGGTATGGGAACATGACTAGTCCGGTCTGGGACACAGAGGCTTTGGGGCGACTGGGACGTCCAGGTGGAGAGTCAGGCGGGTGGCTTCGACCCGTAGGTGGGCTGAGACAGAGGTTGGGGGTGATAGGTGAGGCTGTCTAGATGAGGCACAAAGAAGGGGGtgcccccagctccagcccttAAAGACCGTGTggccaggcagtggggaggggctgccgccAGCTGTGCCCAGGGGTGCGAGCCGGCCGTGTGAGTGAGGTCAGAATAGTGTTTCAGCAGTGGGGGCGTCGGGCCTTGCCAGGAGCTGTCCTGGAGGCACGTGGaaagggctgagggctgaggaagGTGGACTCGGTGGAGCCAAGCCGTGACAGCTCCAGGGCAGGGGGGTGGCCGCAAAGAACGATGGGGGGGGTGCCTAAGCGAGAAGGCAGCCAGctgcaggccaaggagagaggccttgggAGAAACCAACCCTGAGACACCCCGATCTCCGACTTCCGGCCTGCAGGACCGTGAGGATATGACATCGGCTGTTCACCAGCCTGGGTACTTGTTATGGGGGCCCCAGCGACTCACGGGCCAGCAGGAAACCAGCGGGGCAGACCCAGGAGGGAGAGCGAGAAGGGGGAGGCTGAGCGGTCCCTGTGGAGTGGGGTGGGCGTGCTGCTGCAGAGGGGGTGCTGCAGGTGAGTGTAGGGTGTGGGGAGCGAAGGGTTTTCCAGCCGGGGCTCAAGGTGGGCAGAGTCGGTCCAGAGGAGCTGCCAAGGGAGCCAGAGGGGCCGGCACCGCGGGGAGACATGAGCGCAGGGAGCGCAGCTGGAGCCGGGCCCAGGCAGGGGGGTCTCGAGGACAGGCACGCCTTGGGATTTTTGCCAAAGGAGGTTTCTGAGATGGGGATGTTCAGGGTCTGAGCTGGAAAGGGAGGGTCGGGGATGGACAGTCACGCCCTGGGCCCTCCGGAAGCGCAGCCCTGCTGCCTGGGGACAGGCTGAGGTCAGGTGTGGGCACTGCTGGCCTTCAGACAGACAGCCCGGCTTCCAAGCGTGTCATCCTGGGCAGAGCCTCCCTGCACAGAAGGCCAAGGAGGTTGGGTCACAGGAACAGGGGGGCGCCTGCGGCAGAGAGCtctgggaggtggtgggggacGCCTCCCCCAGCACGAGTTCACACTGACGCGGCCTCACACAGGCTGGACAGTAACCGTCCTGACCACAGAACCAGAAGACCAAGCACccaacacagagacacacagacgtAGCCCAGGAAACAAGCCCATCCTACGGGGAGAAACAGGGCCTGGTGGCCAGAGCCCGGGACGCTGCCTGCCTGAGCCCGCACCGGCCTAGGACACCAAGACCTCTGGCTTCACCTGCATCTTTTCCCAGCCTGCCTGGGGGACAGAACAGGCCTGGTTTTGACACCCTGTGAACCCAGGGCATCTCCTTACCTGTGAGGCAGGAGGCGGTACTGAGCGTCACCCAGGCAGAAACCCTCCCTCGGGACCCCTTGGCCAGGCCTTGTGGCACCATCGCCAGGAGGCAGACTGTGGGCATCACCGTGCTCGTCTTACAgacaaaactgaggcccagagagatctCGCAGTGAGGTGGGGGCCAAGCCCCAGCTCAGCCACCGCCCTCTCCTCTTCGCCTGCCACCTAGGGGCTAGTGGCCGACCCCCGTGGCCCAGGGAGTCTCCTTACCTGGGCCCCGTGGCCTGCTCCCTAACCGCATGCCGCCTGCCTGCGGGGGTCCTCGGCGGGCCCGGATGAGAAGCTGTGCTGTGGGAGGGAGGCCCAGCCCACCACACTGACCGCCCGGGGCCCCATGCATATTTAATGAGTTCTATTATTCCTGTTTTGTCACTGGAAAGGAGCCTGAACAGCTGACAGAGGAGCCAAGAACAGCCAAGAGCCAAGCAGTGGCTCACGCTCCAGCCTGGTGCCTGGACCCTggggcctccctgcccctctgccaggCAGCATCACAAAGCCCGTTACCCTTTGCCCCAACAAGGTACACCTCCACCAGGAAGCCATCTCTGAGGAAGCCTTGGCCTGAGGTTCAGATCGCAGTGCCGcacttacaagctgtgtggcCGAGGCCCGCACCCTGCCCGCTGAGGCATATGTGTCCACTCTCCCCTGGGACCTTCCTAGAGGTGCTGCCCACCTCAGCAGCCAGCCGTGGGAGTCGCCACACCTACAGCCCTGGCCAGCCCTCCGGGGCACAGCCCACCCTGGAAGACCCTGTACCCCAGTTTGGGCCTGCTCCCCTggagcccaggcctcaccccccacccccacccaatcACTAGGCTCCCTGCTGCCCCAACCCAACCTGGCACCGAGTTCCTCCAACTTACAAAACTGTCCTCAGGGAACAGGAATTGCCTTCATCCTTTATTTCAGGAAGGGGAGCTGAGACGGGGGACTTAGAAAACCCAGAGTCCAGACCGcaaagcccccaccccagctgtctGCACAGGGTCTCGGTGCCGGGCTTTGTACCAGGCAACGGCTGCTCTGAGAGAGGGCAGCCCTTCTGGACCTTTAAGGCCCCGGACCCCTGGCTTCCATCGTGGGGCAGACTCAGGGCAGGGGCGTTAGGGGTTTCTGTCCTGGGAGGCCCCCTCCCTGAGAACCAGAGAAGCTGGCCGGAGCTGAGGGGACCCCACAGTAACTACTGCCTCCCAGGGCGCAGGCAGGCCCAGCTCCGAGCATGCCCTCTGCGCGGGGCCGCGGCCGCGGGTCGGTGGGCAACTTGATCCCTCGGTGCCCATGGGGGCAGGGGCCAACCCAGCCCGTGCCCCCAGCCCGTCCTGCTGACCCAGCACACTCTTCATCATCTGCCCACTGAAGAGACTTCTGGACACAGCAGAGACTTGAGAGCCCCCTTCCTGGGATGTATTTGTATCTTCCCGGTTTGGACTCCAGGGGGCGCAGGGCGGGGGCGCTACTTCTTCACGATCTGGATGACATCCTCGTGCTCCATGGTGTGTGTCAGGCCCACCCGCTGCGGGCTGTACTTGGTGCTGGTGccctgggtggggagcaggacACGGGCTGCATCAGCCTCTGCACGCACCCGGCAGGAGCTTCCcgggagcagggcaggggtccCAGCACCAGCATAACAGCAGGGCTCTTCCAAAGTGGGAGGCCCATGTCCAGCCTGGGTCGGCCTACACACTTCACCCGCCCCCCACCTGAGACTCACCCACACCAGTGCGTACTTGAACTGGCTGGCGAGTGACCGGTGGATGCGGTGGCACTGGGGGATGGGAGAGAGTCGGGCAGTGAGATAAGGCTGCACCCAGCCCCGCAACCAGTTTGGCCCCACACCTGAGCCCTGGACACGTGCCAAGAAGCAGCCATTTCTCAGGCAGGCGCTCCGACGGCACCAGGGCTTGGCCACCATGCAGCCTTGAGCTCACGGCTGCAGGTGCTCTGACGCTCCCACTGCCCACCTCCAGGTCAACCAAGGGCTGTGAGCCCAGTTAGAATGTTCCTGCAGCCACCGGATGAAGGTCTGGACCTGGTGGGCAGTGGCCCTCCACCCGCCTTGCCGGAGCAGCAGCCCTGACAGGTGCTCCTCGGTGGGGCGAGGGTGGTTTTCAGGACCTGGAGTCCCTGCCCTGGTCGCTGCCTGTCACACCTCCCACCACAGCAGGTGTCAGCCTAGGGCCCGCTGGGGGCCAGGAGAGCGTCAGGGAGCCCCATTGGCTCACCACGTGCTCCACGGAGGCCCCTTTCCGGAGGATGATGGCGTCCGTGAAGTCCGGCCTCTCTGCacagggttgggggggggggtcgaCCAGTCAGGGCCTACACTGCCATGCGGTTCCCTCCACAGGGAATGGAGCCCCACGCCGTCTCCTGACCCCCCCACTCCTTGGCACACCCCCTAAGAGCTCCGAGCAGTCTACAGCCTCGATGTGACACAGAAAACCAAAACACACCCAAGTGCAGGGTGCAGCCTGGGCAGCGCCGGCCGAAGGGGGCCAAAGGGCGGTCATGTTTCCTTCGGCCTCCCCAGGCTCAACCGCCAGGCCCCAGGGTGTGCTGCGTGCACAGAGGTGGGGGTATGGGGGCGGCTCCTGTGTTCCCAATTCCCTGAGGCCCTGCTGTGGGGTCTGTACCTCAGGGCAGCCCCTTACCCAGGCCTCCCCCGCCAGGGCGCCCCAACACCAGCCGCCCCAGGACTTGGCATCTCTGCTGTAAGGGCTCAGGCCAAGGTCTCTcccggggtggggcgggggcagtgCCGCCTCTGAGACGGGAGAAAAGCGCATCCTGTAAAGACTAGCCGGGCCGGGCCCACGGTGGGGAGCAGCTCGGCCCGCCCCTCGGCTGCGTGCTTCCCGACTCACGGCCTCTCTTCTTGGTGTAGATGCAGGTGAGGGCCAGGTACTCCCACAGCACCTCCAGCAGGTAGTCCAGGTTCAGCTTCATGCCgcagctgctgggaggagggggtgctCAGGGGACCCCCACAGGCCCAGCCAGCACTGGGGGCACCAAACCCACAGCTCTGACGGCGGCCTCAGCCGCCAACACCTCCGCCCCCAACCACGGTCATGCCCGGCAGAGCTGGGCCGTCTCTCCCGCGCTCCGAGGAGGCCCACGGCATCTGTAACTGATGGGGCACCGTGAGGTGGGGCTTCCCTCCAGGCACCTGCCGTGAGGAGACGGGACCCTGGGCAGAGACGGATGACCCAGAGCAGCCCTCCCGAGCCAGCAGGGACCTCAGTGACGGAGTGGGCCAGTGTGGTCCTCTGCAGGTGTATCACCCTGAGCAGGGATCCCGAAACCCAGAGGAGGGAGCGTGAGAGGTGCAGGTGTGGCGTGTAGGTGCACTCGTGCCTGAGGACAGGGCCTGGGATGCCTGAGCAGGAGAGGGACCGAGCTGTCCCGCAGGAAGGACGCCCACTCTCTGCTGCTCTTTGGGGCAGCTGGCAACACCCAGGAAGTGGTCCTCGCACTCGGGCCAGGACCCTCCCCTACCTGGTCCTGGAGGTCTTGTCTCCTACAAGCCAAGCCTCACTGTGAGGTTACAGAGTGCCTGGGTGGCTAGGGAACCAGCGAGGTGGGGCCCAAAGCCAGGCTGCCCCAACAGAAGGACCCGCAGCGATGCTGGGACCTGAGCAACAGCTGTCGGCCAGAGCGCAGGCGGCTCCCCAGGACCCACCTGAAAACTtcagtccctcctccctcctgggtgTGGAGGCAAAGCCACATTTTCCTGCGTGTCAGGAGCAGCGGGCCGATGGCCTGGGACTCACTGGGGGTCTTCGCTTCACAACTAAGCCATGAAGCCCCTGACCATCCTCACCCACCTACCTCGGTGGATGCCCACCTGCCATCCGCCTGCCTGGCCAGCTCAGGGTGGGACCGGCCAAGGTCACCGGTAGCTACCAGGATGGCCTCCTCTGCCCTGGCCACGTGCAggccctgcagggcccagggcagggtgcTGGAGGCCTGCCGGATGGGCTGGTGCTCAGAGAGGGCAGCCAGGCGCCTACCTGATGACCACACTGTCGGGTTTCCGGGCCAGGCGGTCCACTTCTTCCATCGAGATCTGGTCGATTTTGTTATAAACCTGGGGGTGGAAAGGTGGAGGTGGGTGCTGGGGAAGGAAACGGACAGAGCAGGAAAAGGAACCCCACTGGAGTCTCAAGAATGGGGAGAGACTGAAGGGACCTgaggccccccgccccccagagaGAGGCCAGACATGTCTGCGGGACTCGAGCAGCCCCTGGGCGGAGGGGAGCCTCTCTCCTGCCGGAGTCAGTCTGGGGCCAAAGCTCCCCCCCAACAGGGTGCCTGGGGGCTGGTGCCACTCACATACAAGCAGGGCATGTAAACCCGGTTGCCCACGATCACATCGATGAACTCGTCTGGGGAGCAGTCTTCGCGGAAGAGCACCTCGGCGTTGAAGATCTCTGAGGGCTCAGGTTAAGGGCGGCCCTACGCCTGCCTCCCTgcgcgcccccgcccccaggagggCCTGACACAGCCCACCAGGAGACCCTGTGCCGCTCTCGGCTCTGCCTCCAGGACCCGGGACTCGCGGGCCCCTGATACTTCAGTGGCGCGCACAGGCCCCTGGTCCTCCCTGAGGCCTCTCCGGCCCAGGAGCCCTGAACTCGGCTGTGACGCCCGCCCTCTCATCTTCCTTCCAGACATGACCAGCTGCCACGGTGCCTGGACCTGGCAAGGAGCCAGGAGGCCACTGCTGAGTGCGAAGCTGCAGGACGGCCGCCCGGAGCTTGGCGAGCACAGGGCAGAGGGGCCAGGCCGTGTGAGCCGGCGCACTGTCGTGCTGTGCACGGAGCCGGGGTGGCCGGGCCGTCTGCGTCACCCCCCCCACCCACTGCCCGCCCGAGGGAAGGATACTGTACTCGTGCAGAATCAGCTGCACCAGCTTCTCGGAGCACTGGGTCAGCGTGACTGTCGAGTTAAAGGAGATGCCACCTCCCTTCttgggctggagggggaggggcactgCTGATGGGGCGGCAGCAACAGCCTCTGCCCCCACCAGTCCTGGGCTCCCGGCTGTGCCTGCCCGCCCCGAGCCGGAGCCTCACCTTGAAGTAGATGTTGGGCTTGTGCTTGTTGAGACGGATGCCCACCGACTCCAGCTCCTTCTCCAGCAGAGACCTGGGCGGAGCCCCATGGCCTTCGCAGGTGCCCAGGGCAGGAGGCGCAGCCCCAGGCGACACAGCGagcccccccaccgccccccagACAAAGACCGGCCCTTCCGCCCCGCTACGTCCCTTCCCAGTAGCCAAGGTCATCAAGGAGGAGCCTGGATCCTCTGCCTTGTGGGCAAAGCAGGCCTCTGGGCGGGTTCTGGGCAGTGGTGGGGGCACCTGGGGCTGCCACAGGCCAGGGCCAGACCCGGGACAACACAGCCCACCCCGCCTGACACCCTGGGCCAGACTCAAGCCTCTCAGAGAGAACGTTGCAGGCTGATTGCACATGGTTCAGCCTGTGGATGGTCCTGCCACGACTCCCGTGTGAGAGGGCCAAGTGCCTCTTGGACCACCCACCCAGAGCTCAGGGACACATGGACTGCAGCCAATGCCCCCACCACGCCCGGGGCCTCCCCAGACGCTCCGGCCTGCTCCGCCCCGCCGCAGACCTCTGCACCTCTCCCTTGGTAGCATCCAGCATCATGATGACCACGTCTGCTGTGCGTGCCACGGCGATCACCTGCCGGCCGCGGCCTTTCCCTGGTCAGGAGGGAGAGACATGCTTACACAGTGACATGGGCAGAACCGTGTGACCCCCTAGCCCATGGCACCCAGACTCCCGTCCCTTACAGACCCAAAATGGTCTCTGCCCACACAGTGAATTCCCTGGCATTTCTCTTTAACCCCCGTGCTGCATCCTCATGGAGATGTGTCTCAGGAGGAAATCCGACCACCACCTTGGGAGGAGTAGCGCCCCAACCCTCGCTGTGCAGCAGGCCCCCAGCTGAGGTTCCACCACCTCCTCACTCAACCCTTGGAGCTACACTGGGTGGTTGTGTTGTCACGCCCATTCCGtgcatgagaaaactgaggcttggctTAGAGACACTCAACCAcgtgcccaagatcacaaagctacGTGGTTCCAGACATGACTTGCATGCCCTTCCTGGAGcaagggctgcagggaggaggcagcagacAACGCAGCAGGAGGTGCCACAGGAGCTGCCACCAAGGTCAGACCCTGCCATTATATGACCAGAGAAGGCAGGCACCAGGCCAGGGTCACACGGCAAGACAGGGGCTGACGTTCCAGCACTAGACCCAGGCGGTATGTGTTTCTACCATGACCTGCCTCTCCTTCAGAGAACGAGGGGGTTGGACTCAGTGATCTCCAAGGGTCGGTGGCCTCCTGACTCTGCAGGGCCCCTATTCAAGTAGGCAGGACCTCGCCCTGATGAGGACAGTGGACAGCAGGCGCAGAGGGCAGATGGCACCAGATACCCAAGGAGGAGGCCGTGCTGCCCACAGCCAGAGGCGGGCTttgaccccagctctgccctgacaG encodes the following:
- the DRG2 gene encoding developmentally-regulated GTP-binding protein 2, coding for MGILEKISEIEKEIARTQKNKATEYHLGLLKAKLAKYRAQLLEPSKSASSKGEGFDVMKSGDARVALIGFPSVGKSTFLSLMTSTASEAASYEFTTLTCIPGVIEYKGANIQLLDLPGIIEGAAQGKGRGRQVIAVARTADVVIMMLDATKGEVQRSLLEKELESVGIRLNKHKPNIYFKPKKGGGISFNSTVTLTQCSEKLVQLILHEYKIFNAEVLFREDCSPDEFIDVIVGNRVYMPCLYVYNKIDQISMEEVDRLARKPDSVVISCGMKLNLDYLLEVLWEYLALTCIYTKKRGQRPDFTDAIILRKGASVEHVCHRIHRSLASQFKYALVWGTSTKYSPQRVGLTHTMEHEDVIQIVKK